One Clostridium sp. CM027 genomic window carries:
- a CDS encoding DUF1292 domain-containing protein: protein MKASEIITVLNENGEKVDLELIDAIKMDGNEYVIVGPKDSDEAYAYKSVVVNGETEYLSIGQGQEFKKVLQKFSEQ from the coding sequence TTGAAAGCTAGTGAAATAATTACTGTACTAAATGAAAATGGTGAGAAAGTCGACTTAGAACTGATCGATGCTATTAAAATGGATGGAAATGAATATGTGATAGTTGGTCCTAAAGATTCGGATGAGGCATATGCTTACAAGTCAGTTGTAGTTAATGGAGAAACAGAATACTTGTCCATAGGACAGGGCCAAGAGTTTAAAAAAGTATTACAGAAGTTTAGCGAGCAGTAA
- a CDS encoding HD domain-containing protein — protein sequence MIKMFEEFERHLMEDDKPSIYFDKIINNKIIFNEYPYTLLSRLVDIPQSPQYHPEGNVWIHTMLVVDNAAKVKEKSECPRAFMWGALLHDLGKAPTTKIRKGKITSYDHDKVGEDLSIKFLEALTDEVELINQVSALVRWHMQTLFVNKKLPFGDMKNMSQEISFKEIALLSQCDRLGRGEISEDKVKEEKENIKSFIRTCEEYLSRSK from the coding sequence ATGATAAAAATGTTTGAAGAATTTGAGAGGCATTTAATGGAAGATGATAAGCCGTCTATATATTTCGATAAAATAATAAATAATAAGATCATCTTTAATGAATATCCATATACATTGTTAAGTCGTTTAGTAGATATTCCCCAATCTCCACAGTATCACCCAGAAGGAAATGTATGGATTCACACAATGTTAGTTGTGGATAATGCAGCAAAAGTAAAGGAGAAAAGTGAATGTCCTAGAGCGTTTATGTGGGGGGCATTATTACATGATTTAGGGAAAGCACCTACTACAAAAATCAGGAAAGGAAAAATAACGTCTTATGACCATGACAAGGTTGGTGAAGATCTTAGCATAAAATTTCTTGAAGCGCTTACAGATGAGGTCGAATTAATTAATCAAGTTTCAGCTTTAGTTAGATGGCATATGCAAACTCTTTTTGTAAACAAAAAATTACCTTTTGGGGATATGAAAAACATGTCGCAAGAAATATCTTTTAAAGAAATTGCCTTATTATCACAGTGTGATAGACTTGGTAGAGGGGAAATCAGTGAGGATAAAGTTAAAGAGGAGAAAGAAAATATTAAATCTTTTATTCGCACTTGTGAAGAGTATTTATCGCGCTCAAAATAA
- a CDS encoding radical SAM protein yields the protein MRYEGTVYRPPSEAYSLILQVTIGCSHNACSFCNMYKDKKFRIRDLKDIMVDLQHAKSTYRVVKKIFLADGDALVIETNKLKLILLKIRELFPQCERVGIYAAPSDILRKSLADLRQLKDLGVGIVYLGVESGSNEILKSINKGVTAEEMIIAGCKVKESGIKLSTTLISGIGGTEKISEHAIESAKLISAINPDYVGFLTLMLERGTPIYEDVQNGTFHILTPEQIMYEMREFLKNVEVANCVFRSNHASNYMALSGTLPQDKNQLVGDIDLVLKGKYRYRQEEYRRL from the coding sequence GTGAGGTATGAAGGAACAGTATACAGACCACCAAGTGAGGCCTACAGTCTTATACTGCAAGTTACAATCGGATGTTCACATAATGCGTGCAGCTTTTGCAATATGTACAAAGATAAGAAGTTTAGAATACGTGATTTAAAAGATATTATGGTTGATTTACAGCATGCTAAATCAACATATAGGGTAGTTAAAAAGATATTTCTAGCAGATGGAGATGCTTTAGTTATTGAAACTAATAAATTGAAATTGATTTTATTAAAAATAAGAGAATTGTTCCCTCAGTGTGAAAGAGTAGGGATTTATGCTGCTCCTAGTGATATTTTGAGAAAATCTTTAGCGGATCTTAGGCAGCTTAAGGATCTTGGCGTTGGGATTGTGTATCTAGGTGTTGAATCTGGAAGTAATGAAATATTAAAAAGTATAAATAAGGGCGTAACTGCTGAGGAAATGATTATTGCAGGCTGCAAGGTTAAAGAAAGTGGGATAAAGTTATCCACTACCTTGATTTCAGGAATAGGTGGCACAGAAAAAATAAGTGAACATGCAATAGAATCGGCTAAACTTATAAGCGCTATAAACCCAGATTATGTAGGATTTTTAACTTTAATGTTAGAGAGGGGAACCCCTATATATGAGGATGTACAGAACGGGACTTTTCATATATTAACGCCAGAACAAATAATGTATGAGATGAGAGAGTTCCTTAAAAATGTAGAAGTTGCTAACTGTGTTTTCAGAAGCAATCATGCTTCAAATTATATGGCACTTTCTGGAACATTGCCACAAGATAAGAATCAGTTAGTGGGAGACATTGACCTTGTACTGAAAGGAAAATATAGGTATAGGCAAGAGGAATACAGAAGACTATAA
- a CDS encoding biotin--[acetyl-CoA-carboxylase] ligase — translation MKEKIIRLLKDSGNNFVSGQKISEDLGVSRAAIWKHINIIKEDGYEVEAISRKGYRIISSPDILTFEEIKNFLSTKYIGRNIIHYDSIGSTNSKAKELAETKQDHGTVIISEEQTLGRGRLGRNWVSPKHKGIWMSIILRPNINTENISQITLLGAAAVQKAIMKMGIKTSIKWPNDIVFDGKKVCGILTEMSGEVDHINYLVMGIGINVNLEKEDIPIDLKDVATSIKLASGKYMERKLLLANILNIFEELYSDFVQNGNIEETIQICRKNSMLIGKEIQLINRGKVTTAKAIDISDQGELVIENYKGIVEYIVSGEVSIRGISGYSK, via the coding sequence ATGAAGGAAAAAATCATTAGGCTACTTAAGGACAGTGGAAATAATTTTGTGTCTGGTCAAAAAATTAGTGAAGATTTAGGCGTTAGCCGTGCAGCTATTTGGAAACATATAAATATAATTAAAGAGGATGGCTACGAAGTTGAAGCAATTTCAAGAAAGGGTTATAGAATAATTTCCTCACCGGATATACTTACATTTGAGGAAATTAAAAATTTTTTAAGTACAAAATACATAGGTAGAAATATTATTCATTATGATTCTATAGGGTCAACTAACTCTAAAGCTAAAGAGCTTGCGGAGACAAAGCAAGATCACGGCACAGTTATAATAAGTGAAGAACAAACATTAGGACGTGGAAGGCTCGGACGAAATTGGGTATCTCCAAAGCACAAGGGCATATGGATGTCCATAATACTTAGACCAAATATTAACACAGAAAATATATCACAAATAACCCTACTTGGGGCAGCAGCAGTTCAAAAAGCTATTATGAAAATGGGAATTAAAACTAGTATTAAGTGGCCTAACGATATAGTATTTGATGGTAAAAAAGTATGTGGTATATTAACAGAAATGAGTGGTGAAGTAGATCATATTAATTATCTAGTTATGGGAATTGGTATAAATGTAAATTTGGAAAAAGAAGATATACCAATTGATCTAAAAGATGTGGCTACGTCTATAAAGCTTGCGAGTGGTAAATACATGGAGAGGAAGCTTTTGCTTGCCAACATATTAAACATTTTTGAGGAGCTATATAGTGATTTTGTCCAAAATGGAAATATAGAAGAAACTATACAGATTTGCAGAAAAAATTCCATGCTTATAGGTAAAGAAATCCAATTGATTAATAGAGGAAAAGTAACAACAGCTAAGGCAATAGATATAAGTGATCAAGGAGAATTAGTAATTGAAAATTACAAAGGGATAGTAGAATATATTGTTTCAGGAGAAGTTTCTATAAGAGGAATTTCCGGATATAGTAAATAA
- a CDS encoding DUF1292 domain-containing protein: MEENKIITMLDEDGAKVDFELIEIIELDENKYALLAPIGEEDDAFVYKIEVVDGKEQYIAVEDEEEFERVLEEYDSSFEE; encoded by the coding sequence ATGGAAGAAAATAAAATTATAACAATGTTAGATGAAGATGGAGCAAAGGTTGATTTTGAATTAATCGAAATTATTGAGTTAGATGAAAATAAATATGCTTTATTAGCTCCTATAGGAGAAGAAGATGATGCTTTTGTCTATAAAATAGAAGTGGTTGATGGTAAAGAGCAATATATTGCAGTAGAAGATGAAGAAGAATTTGAAAGAGTTTTAGAAGAATATGATTCATCTTTTGAGGAATAA
- a CDS encoding UPF0158 family protein has protein sequence MNLVEINMEALIETISHVDDNLGKSFLDTATGEVIYIPTEVSVALENGTLKEDTFDKWLKEFVITAILISEDEVNRYLSTPLIDEDFYISAMKKYVNSIISNSDLKLELKRALISEEPIKSFKHILMDKPNATDGWYEYEDKCIEEFVRTWLMSIGIELKYLN, from the coding sequence TTGAATTTAGTAGAAATTAATATGGAAGCACTTATAGAAACAATTTCGCATGTTGATGACAATTTAGGGAAAAGCTTTCTAGACACAGCTACTGGTGAGGTTATATATATTCCTACAGAAGTAAGTGTAGCATTAGAAAATGGGACTTTAAAAGAAGATACATTTGATAAGTGGTTAAAAGAATTTGTCATCACCGCTATACTTATTAGCGAAGATGAGGTTAATAGATATTTAAGCACTCCTCTAATAGATGAAGACTTTTATATAAGTGCAATGAAAAAATATGTTAATAGTATAATTAGTAATTCAGATTTAAAGCTAGAATTAAAAAGGGCACTAATAAGTGAAGAACCTATAAAAAGTTTTAAACATATTCTAATGGATAAACCAAATGCAACAGATGGATGGTATGAATATGAAGATAAATGCATAGAAGAATTTGTTAGAACATGGTTAATGTCAATTGGTATTGAATTAAAGTATTTAAATTAA